The proteins below are encoded in one region of Rhodothermia bacterium:
- a CDS encoding phytanoyl-CoA dioxygenase family protein, whose product MFESLHTPYPITSEQQNFFRQNGYIRLKNVLEPEVLAHYGAAITKFVLDQNPLKDVPMEERNTYQKAFIQVINLWREDETAREFVFSKRLAQIVGDLMGSSGVRLYHDQALYKEPSGGFTPWHADQYYWPLASPNTCTAWIPFQETPLAMGPLAFAVASHAVTDGRDMGIGDDSERLIAKMMENYAYDVAPFDLGEVSFHYGWTYHRAGPNNSSLPRRVMTMIYFEDGCKVAPFKRYEHENDHANFLPGTKVGEVAVSEMNPLLYQRV is encoded by the coding sequence ATGTTCGAAAGTCTTCATACTCCTTATCCGATCACAAGCGAACAACAAAATTTCTTTCGGCAAAACGGCTACATTCGCCTGAAAAATGTGCTTGAGCCAGAGGTCTTGGCACATTATGGTGCGGCCATTACCAAGTTTGTTTTGGATCAAAATCCACTAAAAGACGTGCCGATGGAAGAACGAAACACCTACCAAAAGGCATTTATTCAGGTTATTAACCTATGGCGGGAAGATGAAACGGCACGCGAATTTGTTTTTAGCAAACGGTTGGCGCAAATTGTAGGCGATCTGATGGGCAGCAGCGGCGTGCGGCTCTATCACGATCAAGCCCTTTATAAAGAGCCTTCGGGCGGATTTACGCCTTGGCACGCCGATCAATATTATTGGCCGTTGGCATCGCCCAATACCTGTACGGCTTGGATTCCGTTCCAAGAAACACCTTTGGCGATGGGGCCGCTGGCGTTTGCGGTGGCAAGCCATGCGGTGACAGATGGCCGAGACATGGGTATTGGTGACGATAGCGAACGTTTGATTGCCAAAATGATGGAAAACTATGCTTATGATGTCGCGCCCTTCGACTTGGGCGAAGTGAGTTTCCATTATGGTTGGACGTATCATCGTGCTGGTCCCAACAATAGCAGTTTGCCCCGTCGGGTGATGACCATGATCTACTTTGAAGACGGTTGCAAGGTTGCGCCGTTTAAGCGGTACGAGCACGAGAATGACCATGCCAATTTCTTGCCCGGAACCAAAGTGGGTGAGGTTGCCGTTTCGGAGATGAATCCGCTTTTGTATCAACGTGTGTAG
- a CDS encoding Do family serine endopeptidase — MQKTLTGIVLLVFGTLLGALWVGNFGFPNWLGGSGPQTVMLGRRDYQPVAPANLSEMNRVFREVSQQVKPSVVYIMVEGKSVEMPNDEMHRFEDAIPGLRRRESSAGSGVIISKDGYIVTNNHVIEGGERITVLLDDKREFEARLIGSDPSTDIAVIRVVGASNLPVAPFGDDTQLAVGEWVLAIGSPFRLTQTVTAGIVSAVGRQIGIIDENKMPIEDFIQTDAAINPGNSGGALVNLRGELVGINTAIATEKGSYEGYGFAVPIGLAARVIEDLIRYQRIQRGFLGITIAPITSDLARRLNLPRIEGVLITRIAPNSAAASSGLQTGDVVLRINGKEVNEVNQLQRTIAMNRPGEQVSVLVSRNGTESVVPVTLLGLKESNFGAFDNLFGTQPAPPPSPPPADLIKWGVRVRPLTNAELLQFGVPHGVMITSVLPNSPAAKAGLPVEAALTHLEDARVQSPEQLKRLLSILAQKDQRVLFRVTKKDKKTGFYELSAP, encoded by the coding sequence ATGCAGAAAACGTTAACGGGAATTGTCTTGCTTGTTTTTGGGACGCTCCTAGGGGCTTTATGGGTCGGAAATTTTGGCTTTCCAAATTGGTTAGGAGGCTCTGGCCCTCAAACGGTGATGCTTGGCCGGAGAGATTATCAGCCTGTTGCGCCCGCCAATCTAAGCGAGATGAACCGTGTGTTTCGCGAGGTATCGCAACAGGTCAAGCCCAGTGTAGTGTATATTATGGTCGAGGGTAAGTCTGTTGAAATGCCAAACGACGAGATGCACCGCTTTGAGGACGCTATTCCGGGGCTTCGTAGGCGTGAAAGCAGTGCTGGTAGTGGGGTTATCATTAGTAAAGATGGGTATATTGTTACCAATAATCATGTGATTGAGGGCGGAGAGCGGATCACTGTTTTGTTGGATGACAAACGCGAGTTCGAAGCGCGGCTCATCGGCTCTGATCCCAGTACAGATATTGCCGTTATTCGTGTGGTGGGCGCAAGTAATTTGCCCGTAGCACCTTTTGGTGATGATACGCAACTCGCCGTCGGGGAATGGGTGCTGGCCATTGGGAGTCCCTTCCGTCTAACACAAACCGTTACCGCCGGTATCGTGAGTGCTGTTGGGAGACAAATTGGGATTATTGACGAAAATAAAATGCCGATTGAGGACTTTATCCAAACCGATGCAGCGATAAATCCCGGAAATTCTGGGGGCGCTTTGGTTAATCTCCGTGGCGAATTGGTGGGCATCAATACAGCCATTGCAACGGAGAAGGGCAGTTATGAAGGGTATGGCTTTGCTGTTCCAATTGGTTTGGCCGCAAGGGTGATCGAAGACTTAATCCGCTATCAACGCATACAACGAGGCTTCTTGGGCATCACCATTGCCCCTATTACCTCCGATCTCGCCCGTCGCCTCAACTTGCCACGCATCGAGGGTGTACTCATTACACGAATTGCACCCAATAGTGCCGCTGCCTCTTCTGGCTTACAAACCGGAGATGTGGTGTTGCGCATTAACGGTAAAGAAGTTAATGAGGTCAACCAACTTCAAAGAACCATTGCGATGAATCGTCCGGGAGAACAAGTATCCGTATTGGTCTCTCGGAATGGAACCGAGTCGGTTGTGCCCGTGACACTGCTCGGACTTAAAGAAAGCAATTTTGGTGCTTTTGATAACCTCTTTGGGACGCAGCCAGCGCCGCCGCCGAGTCCGCCACCTGCTGATCTTATAAAATGGGGCGTCCGTGTTAGACCACTAACAAATGCCGAGCTACTGCAATTCGGGGTGCCTCACGGGGTTATGATCACTTCAGTCCTTCCCAATTCTCCTGCGGCCAAAGCGGGGCTTCCAGTAGAAGCCGCCTTAACCCATTTGGAAGATGCGCGTGTCCAATCGCCAGAACAACTCAAACGCTTGCTTTCAATTTTGGCTCAGAAAGACCAACGTGTTTTGTTCCGCGTGACTAAAAAGGACAAGAAGACAGGTTTTTATGAGCTATCGGCTCCATAG
- a CDS encoding TonB-dependent receptor, translating into MKKIFLLLTFCLPSLAFAQTGVVRGGVTDAMTKQGIPGATVQVVGTGFGAVTDLDGNFQIANIPVGVVTIRASFIGYAPITKTDVVVQNSRPTILQLELSELVNEATSVTIQATVFETKSDAPVSIRSISAEEIRRTPGGQGDISRSLLSLPGVTTGADNRNDLLVRGGGPGENAYFLDGIEIPQINHFATQGATGGPLGMINVDFIANSDFYSGGFPARYGDALSSLLIIENRPGSPDRLAGDFTVSATDAGLNLDGPLGNKGNWFFSARRSYIQFLFEVIGLPILPSYWDFQTKLEYNLNKNNRLTFVGLGAIDDFEFNIPEDPTFEQQEIADRIFDNDQWSYTNGLVWRHLFKDGFMNVALSRSMNEFRFADVNRTTDEEVFTNTSQESENRLRIDVDKKVNKTLALGYGGGATNARIASDFFQKATPAVPFDLSFQNTLLLWKFFAYGQAILKNANGKFTSTIGLRYDGNSFLGKHYIAPRLSASYALSQNVSLNASYGVFNQSPEYLTMAIRQNNAYVNQDLPYIHTSHYIGGVAWQARPSLRLSLEGFYKGYQNYPVSEKNGISLANLGGDFGFVGAEKVQGIGKGRAYGLELFAQKKMVERLYGLASYALVWSEFSGKDGIFRPSSWDIRHAVSLTSGYRIGQKWEFGVKWRFTSGNPFTPYDLTKSAEEYQITGRGVQDFAKLNSLRMPAYHRLDFRVDRRFFFNKLNGVAYIDIQNLYNRDNIFTYTYTQDPQYANNLRPSSQVSFLPNIGFSIEW; encoded by the coding sequence ATGAAAAAAATATTTCTACTCCTGACATTTTGTCTTCCCTCTTTGGCCTTTGCACAAACGGGGGTTGTACGTGGGGGCGTAACCGACGCCATGACCAAGCAAGGTATTCCGGGTGCTACCGTTCAGGTTGTGGGAACAGGCTTTGGGGCCGTAACCGACTTAGACGGAAATTTCCAGATTGCCAATATTCCGGTTGGCGTTGTAACAATCCGCGCCTCTTTTATCGGTTATGCCCCTATCACCAAAACTGATGTTGTAGTACAAAACAGCCGCCCCACTATACTACAACTTGAACTTTCTGAATTGGTGAACGAGGCTACCAGCGTAACCATCCAAGCCACCGTTTTCGAGACCAAATCCGATGCACCCGTATCCATTCGCAGCATTTCGGCGGAGGAGATTCGACGCACTCCCGGCGGACAAGGCGATATTTCGCGCTCACTGTTGTCTTTACCGGGCGTAACAACGGGCGCAGATAACCGCAACGACCTCTTGGTACGCGGAGGCGGTCCGGGAGAAAACGCTTATTTTTTGGACGGCATAGAGATTCCGCAAATAAATCATTTTGCCACACAAGGGGCAACGGGTGGGCCATTGGGCATGATCAATGTGGATTTTATCGCCAATAGCGACTTCTATTCCGGTGGCTTTCCCGCACGGTATGGCGATGCGCTTTCCTCGTTACTGATTATCGAAAATCGTCCGGGTTCGCCAGATCGCTTGGCTGGAGATTTTACGGTTTCCGCCACCGATGCTGGACTCAATCTTGATGGCCCACTTGGGAACAAGGGCAATTGGTTTTTCTCGGCAAGACGCTCCTACATCCAATTTTTGTTCGAGGTCATCGGCCTTCCCATCCTACCTTCATATTGGGATTTCCAAACCAAATTAGAATACAACCTAAATAAAAACAATCGCTTAACCTTTGTGGGCTTAGGCGCAATAGACGATTTTGAGTTTAACATTCCTGAAGACCCAACCTTCGAGCAACAAGAAATTGCGGATCGCATCTTTGACAACGACCAATGGAGTTATACCAATGGCCTTGTGTGGCGACACCTCTTTAAAGACGGCTTTATGAATGTTGCCTTGAGCCGCTCCATGAACGAATTTCGATTTGCAGACGTAAACCGCACTACCGATGAAGAAGTTTTCACGAACACCTCTCAAGAGTCCGAGAACCGCCTTCGGATAGATGTTGATAAAAAAGTGAACAAAACCCTTGCTTTAGGGTATGGCGGTGGCGCGACAAATGCACGTATCGCCAGCGACTTCTTCCAAAAAGCAACTCCGGCAGTTCCATTTGACTTGAGTTTTCAAAACACTCTTTTGCTCTGGAAGTTTTTTGCTTATGGACAAGCAATTCTTAAAAATGCAAATGGGAAGTTCACCTCAACCATCGGACTCCGCTATGATGGCAATTCCTTCTTAGGGAAACACTACATTGCGCCACGTCTTTCGGCCTCGTATGCCCTTTCGCAAAACGTCTCGCTCAATGCCTCCTACGGTGTCTTCAACCAATCCCCAGAATACCTGACGATGGCCATCCGACAAAACAATGCCTATGTGAACCAAGACTTGCCGTACATCCACACTTCGCATTACATCGGTGGTGTAGCATGGCAGGCCCGCCCAAGTTTGCGTTTATCCTTAGAAGGTTTCTATAAAGGCTACCAAAACTACCCTGTTTCCGAAAAAAATGGGATTTCTTTGGCCAATTTGGGTGGCGATTTTGGATTTGTGGGGGCAGAAAAGGTTCAAGGCATTGGGAAAGGCCGTGCGTATGGTCTCGAATTGTTTGCACAAAAGAAAATGGTGGAGCGGCTCTATGGCCTTGCATCCTATGCCTTGGTTTGGAGCGAATTTAGCGGGAAGGATGGCATTTTCCGCCCCAGCAGTTGGGATATTCGTCATGCGGTTTCACTCACCTCCGGCTATCGAATCGGTCAAAAATGGGAGTTTGGCGTGAAGTGGCGCTTTACCTCTGGCAACCCGTTTACACCGTATGACCTCACTAAATCGGCGGAGGAATACCAAATTACAGGTAGAGGCGTTCAGGATTTTGCCAAACTAAACAGCCTTAGAATGCCCGCCTATCACCGTTTAGATTTCCGGGTGGATCGTCGCTTCTTTTTCAATAAGTTGAATGGTGTCGCCTATATAGACATCCAAAACCTCTATAACCGCGACAATATATTCACCTACACCTATACCCAAGATCCACAGTATGCGAACAACCTACGGCCTTCTTCCCAGGTTTCCTTCCTCCCGAACATTGGCTTTTCGATCGAGTGGTGA
- the rsmG gene encoding 16S rRNA (guanine(527)-N(7))-methyltransferase RsmG, translating into MFLPESSLSDTQRAQLTHYQALLLETNARVNLISRQMPATDCYERHILHCLSLTERPFPDGCHVVDFGTGGGLPGLVLAICFPHVNFHLIDSTTKKIRSVQAMANELGLDNVSVYALRAENWDGKAHYAVSRATAPLRDLWFWFNRVCIPFNPPPEAWPSGLICLKGGNLTEEMAQLKRRFPQVLIQQKPLFPLLGRPYFQEKVLMTVTAKP; encoded by the coding sequence ATGTTTTTACCGGAATCGTCTTTATCGGACACACAGCGTGCGCAATTAACACATTACCAAGCCTTGCTCCTTGAAACCAATGCAAGGGTGAACCTGATTTCGCGCCAAATGCCTGCAACCGACTGCTACGAGCGGCATATTTTACATTGCCTAAGCCTCACCGAGCGGCCATTTCCAGATGGTTGCCATGTGGTGGATTTTGGCACGGGGGGCGGGCTACCGGGTCTTGTTTTGGCCATCTGCTTTCCCCACGTGAACTTCCATTTAATAGACAGCACCACTAAAAAAATCCGTTCCGTGCAAGCAATGGCCAACGAATTGGGCTTAGACAATGTATCGGTCTATGCACTTCGTGCCGAAAATTGGGATGGGAAAGCCCACTACGCCGTTTCGCGGGCTACGGCTCCCCTCCGTGATTTGTGGTTTTGGTTTAACAGGGTGTGCATTCCCTTTAATCCTCCACCCGAAGCATGGCCTTCCGGCCTCATTTGCTTAAAAGGCGGCAACCTTACCGAAGAAATGGCGCAACTTAAACGCCGGTTCCCACAAGTTCTTATCCAACAAAAGCCCTTGTTTCCGCTTTTAGGACGTCCCTACTTTCAAGAAAAGGTACTCATGACGGTAACGGCAAAACCTTGA
- a CDS encoding ATP-binding cassette domain-containing protein: MISTNNLSLRFGKRILFEDVNLKFTEGNCYGIIGANGSGKSTFLKILSGEITPTTGSVDITKGQRMAVLKQNHFEFNEFQVLETVIMGHKPLYDIMKEKDALYAKPDFSDEDGMRAGDLEALFGEMDGWNAESDAATLLSNLGVPEENHYRRMDELDGNQKVRVLLAQALFGNPDILLLDEPTNEIDLDATMWLEDFLADYPNVVLVVSHDRHFLDSVCTHVVDIDYGKMTPYTGNYTFWYESSQLALKLRTEQNKRAEEKIKELQEFIRRFSANASKSKQATSRKKSLDKIKVEDIRPSSRKYPAILLNNMVRELGDRVLKTEHLGAVQNGEVLFNDVTIELQKGDKIALLSRNSLATTAFYEILTGNNTQFTGEYQFGVTVTTAYVPIDNAPYFEGVNMNLVDWLRQYSEDKDETFVRGFLGRMLFSGDEALKQAKVLSGGEKMRCMFSRMQLQRGNVLLFDEPTNHLDLESITSLNNALQEFPSTIIMTSKDHTLVQTVVNRIIELTPNGVIDKWMPFDEYISDPTIKALRDEMYETATV; this comes from the coding sequence ATGATCAGCACCAACAATCTTTCTTTGCGTTTCGGGAAGCGCATTTTGTTCGAGGACGTAAACCTCAAATTCACCGAAGGAAATTGCTACGGCATCATCGGCGCAAATGGCTCCGGCAAATCCACTTTTCTCAAGATTTTGTCTGGCGAGATTACCCCCACTACAGGCTCGGTGGACATTACGAAAGGGCAGCGGATGGCCGTTTTGAAGCAAAATCACTTCGAATTTAACGAATTTCAGGTTCTTGAAACGGTGATTATGGGGCATAAGCCGCTCTACGACATCATGAAGGAAAAAGACGCCCTCTATGCCAAGCCGGATTTTAGTGACGAGGACGGAATGCGGGCGGGCGACTTGGAAGCGCTCTTCGGAGAAATGGACGGTTGGAACGCCGAAAGCGATGCCGCAACCTTGCTTTCTAACCTTGGCGTGCCGGAAGAAAACCACTACCGCCGCATGGATGAGTTGGACGGTAACCAAAAGGTACGGGTGCTGTTGGCGCAAGCCTTGTTCGGGAATCCAGACATCCTACTTTTGGACGAACCGACAAACGAAATTGACCTCGATGCCACCATGTGGTTAGAAGACTTCTTGGCCGATTATCCAAATGTGGTCTTGGTGGTCAGTCACGACCGACACTTCTTGGACTCTGTTTGTACGCATGTGGTGGACATTGATTATGGTAAAATGACACCCTATACCGGAAACTACACGTTCTGGTACGAGTCTTCCCAGTTGGCACTTAAACTTCGGACGGAACAAAACAAACGCGCCGAGGAGAAAATCAAGGAACTACAAGAGTTTATCCGCCGATTCTCAGCCAATGCGTCTAAATCTAAGCAAGCCACCAGCCGTAAGAAGTCATTGGACAAGATCAAGGTCGAAGACATTCGGCCATCATCGCGCAAATATCCGGCCATTTTGCTCAACAACATGGTACGGGAATTGGGAGACCGCGTATTAAAAACAGAACACTTGGGTGCGGTTCAAAATGGCGAAGTCCTGTTTAATGACGTCACTATCGAGTTGCAAAAAGGTGACAAAATTGCCCTTCTTTCCCGCAATAGCCTTGCAACTACGGCGTTTTACGAGATTCTAACGGGCAACAACACGCAATTTACGGGTGAATACCAATTTGGTGTTACCGTTACCACCGCTTATGTGCCGATAGACAATGCGCCATACTTTGAAGGCGTAAACATGAATTTGGTGGATTGGCTCCGACAATACTCCGAAGACAAGGACGAGACCTTTGTTCGCGGCTTCTTGGGGCGTATGCTTTTCTCCGGAGACGAGGCCCTAAAACAAGCGAAGGTACTCTCCGGTGGCGAAAAAATGCGTTGTATGTTTTCGCGGATGCAACTTCAGCGGGGCAATGTGTTGTTATTCGATGAGCCAACGAACCACTTAGACTTGGAGTCCATTACCTCGCTAAACAATGCACTTCAGGAATTTCCAAGCACCATTATTATGACCTCAAAAGACCATACCTTGGTGCAAACAGTCGTCAATCGGATTATTGAACTTACGCCAAACGGTGTAATTGACAAGTGGATGCCCTTCGATGAATACATCTCCGATCCGACCATTAAAGCCCTGCGAGACGAAATGTATGAAACGGCAACGGTTTAG
- a CDS encoding alpha/beta fold hydrolase — MELRFYFDGRRDVDRPFLLLLHGFMGSAKDWNWAVKTFEADFRCVLADLPGHSSGEFELPAGWNTATIPLSSGTMEDLSEAMEVFRTLVLKTHWSVAGYSMGGRVALYLACKKTHTVQKLALISASPGLRTPEERNQRIKNDTALSVILAEMAILPQNVQHHMRRSFFEDWYANPIWSPIQMHTSVLEAMIHTKMNGDLKGWAASLQTIGTGTQPSLWPELPNLSLPVCLITGSEDHKFTKINQEMAWVLPQAQHRVISGVGHALPFESPDQLTEELRHFLI; from the coding sequence ATGGAACTGCGTTTTTATTTTGATGGTCGGCGGGATGTTGATCGGCCATTTTTGCTGCTATTGCATGGTTTTATGGGCAGTGCCAAAGATTGGAACTGGGCGGTCAAGACATTCGAGGCAGACTTTCGGTGTGTTTTGGCCGATCTCCCCGGCCATTCCTCTGGCGAATTTGAACTTCCAGCGGGTTGGAACACGGCAACAATCCCTTTATCATCAGGTACAATGGAAGACCTTTCGGAGGCAATGGAGGTCTTCCGAACACTGGTCTTAAAAACGCATTGGTCGGTAGCGGGTTATTCGATGGGCGGACGTGTAGCCTTGTACTTGGCGTGCAAAAAAACCCATACAGTTCAAAAATTAGCCCTAATTTCGGCCTCTCCGGGTCTTAGAACCCCAGAAGAGCGCAATCAGCGGATCAAGAACGATACCGCGCTATCGGTTATTTTGGCAGAAATGGCAATTTTACCCCAAAACGTACAACACCACATGCGGCGCTCCTTTTTTGAGGATTGGTACGCAAATCCCATATGGAGTCCAATTCAGATGCACACTTCAGTTTTAGAAGCCATGATTCATACCAAAATGAACGGCGACTTGAAAGGCTGGGCGGCGTCTTTACAAACCATTGGAACGGGAACACAGCCTTCTTTATGGCCGGAATTACCAAACCTCTCCCTCCCAGTCTGCCTAATCACCGGTAGCGAAGACCATAAATTCACGAAGATCAACCAAGAGATGGCTTGGGTGCTACCCCAAGCCCAGCACAGAGTAATTTCCGGAGTTGGTCACGCATTGCCCTTTGAGTCCCCAGATCAGCTTACAGAGGAACTTCGCCATTTTTTAATCTGA
- a CDS encoding SprT-like domain-containing protein, protein MSKTQPRTYEEMLSLHEKMVQSIEQSCAKFGVPMPSIGWSNRMTRAVGLASKKGLKFSVPLLRSASEAFCIETAIHEAAHYIDIKLRGKSDHGSEWRKIMTTLGYPNAERCHTLDRSHLHRYEVLCRSCKKVLVKYTREPSASFLHHRRSACCHAELALKRIKRGDLINL, encoded by the coding sequence ATGTCTAAAACCCAACCCCGTACCTACGAAGAAATGCTGTCTTTGCACGAGAAAATGGTTCAATCTATTGAGCAATCTTGTGCGAAATTTGGTGTACCCATGCCTTCCATCGGATGGTCTAACCGAATGACCCGTGCTGTTGGTCTGGCCTCTAAAAAAGGGCTTAAGTTTTCGGTTCCGTTATTGCGATCTGCGAGTGAAGCCTTTTGTATCGAAACGGCCATACACGAAGCTGCGCATTACATTGATATAAAATTGAGGGGCAAAAGCGATCACGGATCAGAATGGCGGAAAATCATGACCACCTTGGGTTATCCTAATGCCGAACGATGTCATACACTCGACCGTAGCCACCTACATCGCTACGAGGTTCTTTGCCGATCCTGCAAAAAAGTTCTGGTGAAATATACCCGCGAGCCGTCGGCCTCGTTTTTGCACCACCGCCGATCGGCCTGTTGTCATGCAGAGCTGGCCTTAAAGCGCATTAAGAGAGGAGACCTGATTAACCTGTAA
- a CDS encoding UvrD-helicase domain-containing protein, translated as MAQAILSGLNASQQQAVTASDGPVMIIAGAGSGKTRTLMHRIAYILALRKAWPSQILALTFTNKAAREMRERIGKLVGEDKAKELWMGTFHSVFSRILRREADKIGYSQDFSIYDTDDAQGVIKGLMTAMAIDAKTVSPRAILHKISSAKNQLIRPSDYGRYVNGVVDEAASRLYQPYQDQLRRNNAMDFDDLLIKPIELFQQFPEVLTRYQERWKYLHIDEYQDTNHAQYVITRMLAAHHKNICVVGDDAQSIYAFRGADITNILDFQKDYPEATIVRLEQNYRSTKKILQLADSIIKKNKDQIDKTLWTDNTHGDDITLLEALSEKDEATKVEQNIRHIHLNYGLPYRSFAVLYRTNAQSRSLEDALRRGGLPYKIYGGINFYQRKEIKDAVAYLRLVVNPSDNESLKRVINYPTRGIGGKTMERVAEIAHKEGLAFWQVLEKLAELGFPPAAHQALDKFRVMIGKYAAKLNSTPAAELARELLVEAGLMQELRQENTVEALARWENVQELLNAIAEYEQEFTDDGNGNIVLSRFLQEVSLLTDADNDEGNDNKVTLMTLHASKGLEFPVVFLTGMEENLFPLPQAATDPKQLEEERRLFYVGITRAQEKLFLAFARTRFKYGKWEDALRSRFLDELDASVLKTEGGGRWSPQKATSIRATATEAGRWRGGPTQGSSYRTPLADTPQKPLHRAVKPAPKPPEGRRVVYDDDYSAGRPIVPGQKVYHESFGTGKVIAIEGVGDQAKATVFFRDVGQKKLVLRFAKLQVVE; from the coding sequence ATGGCCCAAGCCATTTTAAGTGGACTGAACGCAAGCCAACAACAAGCCGTAACCGCCTCGGATGGCCCCGTCATGATTATTGCCGGAGCGGGATCGGGAAAAACACGTACCCTGATGCACCGGATTGCCTATATTTTGGCACTCCGCAAGGCATGGCCGAGCCAAATTCTTGCGCTGACCTTTACCAACAAAGCCGCACGGGAAATGCGAGAACGGATTGGGAAATTGGTGGGTGAGGACAAGGCCAAGGAACTCTGGATGGGCACGTTCCACTCGGTTTTTTCCCGTATCCTTCGGCGTGAAGCGGATAAAATAGGGTACAGCCAAGACTTTTCAATTTATGATACCGACGATGCGCAAGGTGTTATAAAAGGCTTGATGACCGCAATGGCCATTGATGCCAAAACCGTCTCGCCGCGTGCAATTTTGCACAAAATTTCCTCCGCAAAGAACCAACTCATCCGCCCGTCGGATTATGGCCGCTACGTTAATGGCGTTGTGGATGAGGCCGCCTCACGATTGTACCAACCCTACCAAGACCAACTGCGGCGAAACAATGCAATGGACTTTGACGACTTGCTCATCAAACCCATCGAATTGTTCCAGCAGTTTCCGGAGGTTTTGACGCGGTATCAAGAACGATGGAAATATTTGCATATTGATGAATACCAAGACACCAATCATGCGCAATATGTGATTACCCGAATGTTGGCCGCACACCATAAAAACATTTGTGTGGTAGGAGACGACGCCCAATCTATCTATGCCTTTCGTGGGGCCGACATAACCAATATCCTCGATTTCCAAAAGGACTACCCCGAAGCCACCATTGTCCGTTTGGAACAAAATTACCGTTCCACCAAAAAAATCCTGCAATTGGCGGATTCTATTATCAAAAAAAATAAAGACCAGATAGACAAAACCCTTTGGACGGACAATACGCACGGCGACGACATCACCCTGCTCGAAGCCCTTTCCGAGAAAGACGAGGCCACAAAAGTAGAGCAAAACATTCGACACATCCATCTGAATTATGGCCTTCCGTACCGCTCCTTTGCGGTTTTGTACCGGACCAATGCGCAATCGCGCTCGTTGGAAGATGCCTTACGGCGCGGTGGACTTCCTTATAAAATTTATGGCGGGATTAACTTCTACCAACGCAAAGAAATAAAAGACGCGGTGGCCTATCTACGCCTCGTGGTCAATCCTTCCGACAACGAAAGCCTCAAACGGGTCATCAATTATCCCACACGCGGGATTGGGGGCAAGACGATGGAGCGCGTGGCGGAAATTGCACATAAAGAAGGTTTGGCTTTTTGGCAGGTCTTAGAAAAACTGGCAGAATTAGGCTTCCCGCCAGCGGCACATCAGGCATTAGACAAATTTCGCGTTATGATCGGGAAATATGCCGCTAAACTGAACAGTACCCCCGCCGCCGAACTTGCTCGCGAACTGCTTGTCGAGGCGGGATTGATGCAGGAGTTGCGCCAAGAAAATACCGTAGAAGCCTTGGCAAGATGGGAAAACGTGCAGGAACTCTTGAATGCCATCGCAGAATATGAGCAGGAATTTACCGATGATGGCAATGGAAACATTGTACTGAGCAGGTTTTTGCAAGAGGTCTCGCTCTTGACGGACGCCGATAACGACGAGGGTAATGACAATAAAGTGACTTTGATGACGCTGCACGCCTCTAAAGGGCTGGAATTTCCAGTGGTTTTCTTGACCGGAATGGAAGAGAACCTGTTTCCACTACCACAAGCCGCCACCGATCCGAAGCAATTAGAAGAAGAACGCCGCTTGTTTTATGTAGGCATCACACGGGCGCAGGAAAAACTATTCTTGGCCTTTGCTCGAACACGGTTTAAATATGGCAAATGGGAAGACGCTTTACGCAGCCGATTTTTAGACGAATTAGACGCCTCCGTACTCAAAACGGAAGGTGGAGGCCGATGGAGTCCCCAAAAAGCGACGAGCATCCGTGCAACAGCCACAGAAGCCGGACGTTGGCGAGGTGGGCCAACACAGGGTAGTAGTTACCGCACACCTTTGGCAGATACACCACAAAAACCCCTTCACCGTGCCGTCAAGCCCGCACCAAAACCACCTGAAGGCCGACGTGTGGTATATGACGACGATTATTCCGCAGGACGCCCCATCGTTCCCGGACAAAAAGTGTATCACGAGTCTTTTGGAACGGGCAAAGTCATCGCCATCGAAGGCGTGGGCGACCAAGCCAAAGCGACGGTCTTTTTCCGCGATGTAGGTCAAAAAAAATTAGTCCTCCGCTTTGCCAAGTTGCAAGTGGTCGAATAA